The following coding sequences are from one Nilaparvata lugens isolate BPH chromosome 4, ASM1435652v1, whole genome shotgun sequence window:
- the LOC111051889 gene encoding BTB/POZ domain-containing protein 3-like, translated as MKVENNSSACDKSSNPAFENVILKRFKHLLESDDKSDCDFIVGPTKMSIRGHKLIFSLASEVFDAMFFSDLKEDSVVNIVDLEPDGFLGMKHFIYTGTTDFKSVTEALLTFMAAHKYLINQLCDECIKYVEKNIQPCDVLECYEFCKNRNIPDFNEICFNIIQNETDAVVHSEYFLSIEVETIKLILGFTTLKLDSEVSVFKHFERWAKAEAGRRKSDIKGIANSLKPIFKQIRFTSMNLTEFSHCVKSCPLLSNEEAMYISINIFTNKVLDSTKKQRNFLPVNHLTFKFNHSFDIHLKERSVECSDLTFNFLDRKWRINVFYFKENFCFNLLPNFSSVDFSFLIKFNSHLIIEGDRIQRRAFSDSENENLPRFELKSECHEIYKWDTNLNPNNGMIFAAIKYDVLRRYSQSMIFKQSWVELDGNFEIECFK; from the coding sequence atgaaggtGGAAAATAATTCTTCTGCTTGTGATAAATCCAGCAACCCTGCTTTCGAAAATGTGATATTGAAAAGGTTTAAACATTTATTGGAAAGCGACGATAAAAGTGATTGTGATTTTATAGTGGGGCCTACAAAAATGTCAATCAGAGGACATAAGCTGATATTCTCCTTGGCTAGTGAAGTTTTCGACGcaatgtttttcagtgattTAAAGGAGGACTCAGTTGTGAACATAGTCGACTTGGAACCCGATGGATTTCTAGGAATGAAACACTTTATATACACAGGAACTACTGATTTTAAATCTGTAACTGAGGCTCTGTTAACATTTATGGCTGCTCATAAATATCTCATCAACCAACTGTGCGATGAGTGTATCAAGTATGTAGAGAAAAATATCCAGCCTTGTGACGTGTTAGAATGCTACGAGTTTTGTAAAAATCGCAACATTCCCGATTTCAATGAAATCTGCTTCAacatcattcaaaatgaaactgaTGCTGTTGTTCATAGTGAATATTTTCTGtcaattgaagttgaaacaattaaattgattttggGTTTTACTACTCTCAAATTAGATTCTGAGGTTTCAGTTTTCAAGCATTTTGAAAGGTGGGCTAAAGCTGAAGCTGGAAGGAGAAAATCCGATATTAAAGGAATTGCGAACTCACTAAAACCTATTTTCAAACAGATTAGGTTcacttcaatgaatttgacagaGTTCtctcattgtgtcaaaagttgcCCCCTTCTTAGCAATGAAGAAGCTATGTAtatctcaatcaatatttttactaATAAAGTATTGGATTCCACTAAAAAACAACGTAATTTTTTGCCTGTAAACCATCTCACATttaaattcaatcattcattcgATATCCATTTGAAAGAACGCAGTGTAGAATGCTCTGATTTAACATTCAATTTTCTTGATAGAAAATGGCGcattaatgttttttattttaaagaaaaCTTCTGTTTCAATCTTCTGCCGAATTTTTCCTCGGTAGATTTCAGTTTCCTGATCAAGTTCAACTCACATTTGATTATTGAAGGTGATAGAATTCAGAGAAGAGCGTTTTCAGActcagaaaatgaaaatttaccTCGTTTTGAACTGAAAAGTGAATGCCATGAAATTTACAAGTGGGATACAAACCTCAATCCGAACAATGGCATGATTTTTGCTGCTATCAAATATGATGTTCTAAGGCGTTATTCACAGAGTATGATCTTCAAACAAAGTTGGGTTGAGTTAGATGGGAATTTTGAAATTGAGTGCTTCAAATGA